From Streptomyces sp. NBC_01551:
CGACTCCGACCACGGCTACACCGGCAACTCCACCGCCGACGACCTCAGCCTGCGCGTGAGCGAGGCGGGCGACGGCCCCGAGGCCGTCCGCCAGACCCTGGTCTTCGCGCAGGCGCTCTCCGAGGCCACCGCCGCGACGTCCGCGCCCAGCGCCCGCTGATGGCGTACTCCGCGCCCGCGAACTGGGACGAACCGGAGCTCCTCGACCTCACGGGGGCACCCGTCCCCCAGTACGGCACCGGCTCGCTCGCCGATCTGCTGCCGACCCTCGTGGCGGGCCAGGGCGTCCCCGGCTTCACCGCCTCGATCGCCGAGCTGACCCCCGCCGACCGGAACTGCGTGTTCCTGGTCGACGGCATGGGCTGGGAGCAGCTCAAGGCCCACCCCGACGAGGCCCCCTACCTGGCCTCCCTGCTCGCAGGCTCGCGCGGCGGCACCGGTCTGCCGATCACCTCGGGTTTCCCCGCGACCACCGCCACCTCGCTGGCCTCCGTCGGCACCGGCCTGCCGCCCGCGCGGCACGGCCTGCCCGGCTACGCGGTGCGCAACCCGGCCTCCGGCGAGCTGATGAACCAGCTCCGCTGGCAGCCGTGGACCGCGCCGAAGCCCTGGCAGCCGTACCCGACGGTGTTCCAGCAGGCGGACGCGGCGGGGGTGCACACCGCCCAGGTGTCCGCGCCGGCCTTCCAGAGCACCCCGCTCACCAAGATCGCGCTGAGTGGCGGCACCTTCCACGGCCGGATGACCGGCGAGGAGCGGATGGACCTCGCGGCGATCCAGCTCGCCGCCGGGGAGCGCTCGCTCGTGTACACGTACTACAGCGAGCTCGACGGGGCCGGCCACCGGCACGGCGTGGACTCCGACGCCTGGCGCGGCCAGCTGATGCACGTGGACCGGCTGGTGCAGCGGCTCGTGGAGCAGCTGCCGCCGCGCACGGCG
This genomic window contains:
- a CDS encoding alkaline phosphatase family protein; this translates as MAYSAPANWDEPELLDLTGAPVPQYGTGSLADLLPTLVAGQGVPGFTASIAELTPADRNCVFLVDGMGWEQLKAHPDEAPYLASLLAGSRGGTGLPITSGFPATTATSLASVGTGLPPARHGLPGYAVRNPASGELMNQLRWQPWTAPKPWQPYPTVFQQADAAGVHTAQVSAPAFQSTPLTKIALSGGTFHGRMTGEERMDLAAIQLAAGERSLVYTYYSELDGAGHRHGVDSDAWRGQLMHVDRLVQRLVEQLPPRTALYVTSDHGMVDVPFDEDSRIDFDEDWELGAGVALLGGEGRARHVYAVPGAEADVLTVWREVLGDRFWVASREEALELGWFGAPGECDERVLGRIGDVIAAAYADVAITASRNEPNESALAGMHGSLTAAEQLVPLLEVRS